One window of Paenibacillus sp. FSL K6-3182 genomic DNA carries:
- a CDS encoding NUDIX domain-containing protein, whose translation MKEISAGGVVYRRTEEGKLQIQLIQDRYGKVSLPKGKMEPGETIEQTALREIVEETGLEGVIIAPIDQIKYKYEHEAFGMVDKEVHYYLVEAVGGSLHAQVEEIRGVDWFEPGEAWRRQKQSGYDNNHRIVAGAFQLLGLQTD comes from the coding sequence ATGAAGGAAATTTCAGCAGGCGGTGTCGTTTATCGCCGCACCGAGGAAGGAAAGCTGCAAATCCAGCTCATTCAGGATCGTTACGGAAAAGTTTCGCTGCCAAAAGGAAAAATGGAGCCCGGCGAAACGATTGAACAAACCGCTTTGCGTGAAATCGTCGAAGAAACGGGTCTTGAAGGGGTGATCATCGCTCCGATTGATCAAATTAAATATAAATATGAGCATGAAGCCTTCGGGATGGTCGATAAAGAGGTTCATTATTATTTAGTTGAGGCAGTTGGAGGATCTCTGCATGCACAAGTAGAAGAGATCCGCGGCGTCGATTGGTTTGAACCTGGAGAAGCTTGGAGACGTCAAAAGCAATCCGGATACGATAACAATCATCGCATCGTTGCAGGAGCATTCCAACTGCTGGGTTTGCAAACGGATTAG
- a CDS encoding RsmE family RNA methyltransferase, whose product MQRYFIAAEQFSDSEIRLIGDDAHHAARVMRTKPGDKFIVSDGESRTALVAVLEASATLVTAEIVEMLGNDSEPKWAITLAQSLPKGDKMELVIQKGTEIGAYAFVPFQSERMVVQYDAKKEAKRIERWSKIAKEAAEQAHRNRVPAIEPLHSWRELIKSMSNYDLVLFCYEREGHLAHGRGVRTAINEWTEQAGEVSSPKVLLIIGSEGGFTDREADEAEAAGAVLVGLGRRILRTETAGIVGLTCLLYESGEMGGA is encoded by the coding sequence ATGCAACGATATTTCATAGCGGCGGAGCAATTTAGCGACTCTGAAATCCGCCTAATCGGCGATGATGCGCATCACGCCGCAAGGGTTATGCGCACGAAGCCAGGCGATAAGTTTATTGTCAGCGATGGGGAGTCGCGCACGGCGCTTGTCGCTGTGCTTGAAGCTTCTGCAACACTCGTAACCGCAGAAATTGTTGAGATGCTAGGCAATGATAGTGAGCCGAAATGGGCAATAACGCTAGCTCAGAGCTTGCCTAAGGGCGACAAAATGGAGCTTGTGATACAGAAAGGAACAGAGATTGGTGCTTATGCATTTGTTCCCTTTCAGTCCGAGCGCATGGTCGTTCAATATGATGCAAAGAAGGAAGCAAAGCGCATAGAGCGATGGAGTAAAATTGCGAAGGAAGCGGCAGAGCAGGCACATCGCAACCGTGTTCCGGCGATTGAGCCGCTGCATAGCTGGCGTGAGCTCATAAAGTCTATGTCCAATTACGATTTGGTTTTATTTTGTTATGAGCGTGAAGGACATCTTGCCCATGGCAGAGGCGTTCGCACAGCGATTAACGAATGGACCGAACAAGCAGGCGAAGTGAGCTCGCCGAAAGTACTGCTCATTATTGGTTCTGAGGGCGGCTTCACGGATCGTGAAGCGGACGAGGCAGAAGCAGCTGGTGCTGTGCTGGTTGGACTAGGCAGAAGAATATTACGAACGGAAACAGCGGGCATCGTAGGATTAACCTGCTTATTATATGAATCCGGAGAAATGGGAGGAGCGTAA
- the dnaJ gene encoding molecular chaperone DnaJ: MASKRDYYEVLGVGKDASADDIKKSYRQLARQYHPDVNKAADAETKFKEVKEAYDVLSDDGKRSTYDRFGHVDPNQGMGGGGGADFGGGFGDIFDMFFGGGGGRRDPNAPQRGNDLQYTMTVEFKEAVFGKETEITIPRTETCDTCHGDGAKPGTKPESCSVCKGSGQQEVVQNTPFGRMVNRRACTNCSGTGRVIKDKCTTCHGAGKVKRQRKINIRIPAGVDDGAQIRMSGEGEGGLRGGPAGDLYIVIRVKPHEFFEREGDDIYCEVPLTFVQAALGDEIEIPTLTEKVKLKVPAGTQTGTYFRLKGKGVPKLRGYGQGDQHVKVTIVTPTSLTDDQKDLLRQFGGLSGDSVSNDQEHHESIFEKMKKAFRGE, from the coding sequence GTGGCAAGCAAACGCGATTATTATGAGGTTCTTGGTGTTGGCAAGGATGCTTCAGCAGACGATATTAAAAAATCATACCGTCAGCTAGCACGTCAATATCATCCCGATGTAAATAAAGCTGCAGATGCAGAAACGAAGTTCAAGGAAGTTAAAGAAGCTTACGATGTACTAAGTGACGATGGAAAACGTTCAACGTATGACCGGTTCGGCCATGTTGATCCAAACCAAGGTATGGGCGGCGGAGGCGGTGCTGATTTCGGCGGAGGCTTCGGCGATATTTTCGACATGTTTTTTGGCGGCGGAGGCGGTCGTCGTGATCCGAATGCACCGCAGCGCGGAAACGACCTGCAATATACAATGACAGTTGAGTTTAAGGAAGCGGTATTCGGCAAAGAAACCGAGATTACGATTCCTAGAACAGAAACTTGCGATACCTGTCATGGTGATGGAGCTAAGCCGGGCACGAAACCTGAGAGCTGTTCGGTTTGTAAGGGCAGCGGACAGCAGGAGGTTGTTCAAAATACGCCATTTGGCCGTATGGTCAACCGCCGTGCTTGTACCAATTGCAGCGGCACAGGCCGCGTAATAAAAGATAAATGTACAACTTGCCATGGCGCGGGTAAAGTGAAGCGTCAACGCAAAATCAACATCCGTATTCCAGCCGGCGTAGATGACGGAGCTCAAATCCGTATGTCTGGCGAGGGTGAGGGCGGTCTTCGCGGCGGTCCTGCGGGCGACTTGTATATTGTTATCCGTGTGAAGCCGCATGAGTTTTTCGAACGTGAAGGCGATGATATTTATTGCGAAGTTCCGCTTACATTCGTGCAAGCAGCTCTTGGCGATGAAATTGAGATTCCTACGTTAACGGAGAAAGTGAAGCTCAAGGTGCCAGCTGGCACACAAACAGGCACTTACTTCAGACTCAAAGGCAAGGGTGTTCCTAAGCTTCGTGGATACGGTCAAGGCGATCAGCATGTGAAGGTTACTATCGTAACACCAACGAGCTTGACGGATGATCAGAAGGACCTGCTTCGTCAGTTTGGCGGGCTAAGCGGCGATTCCGTATCGAATGATCAAGAACATCATGAATCTATATTCGAAAAAATGAAAAAGGCGTTCCGCGGTGAATAA
- the mtaB gene encoding tRNA (N(6)-L-threonylcarbamoyladenosine(37)-C(2))-methylthiotransferase MtaB — translation MPTVAFYTLGCKVNFYDTEAIWQLFKNEGYEQVDFESTADVYLINTCTVTNTGDKKSRQIIRRAVRRNPDAVIAVTGCYAQTSPAEIMAIEGVDLVIGTQDREKIMTFVNQIHDDRQPVNAVRNIMKTRDFEELNVPDFSERTRAFLKIQEGCNNFCTFCIIPWSRGLSRSRASESVLEQARQLVASGYKEIVLTGIHTGGYGDDMENYNLTSLLWDLDKVEGLERIRISSIEASQIDDAMIDVLNRSSKMCRHLHIPLQAGEDSVLKRMRRKYTTAEFAAKIKRLHEAMPGVAITTDVIVGFPGETEEMFEEGFRFMEDLKFAEMHVFPYSKRTGTPAARMDEQVDEEVKNERVHKLIDLSEKMQLAYAEQYVGHVLDVIPERDYKGAPGTGLVMGYTDNYIQVVFDGTESLIGKLCRVKITEAGVNECRAKLVRVMEDHPAAASGMEQHTFVLERPEAIRA, via the coding sequence ATGCCAACAGTCGCATTTTATACGCTGGGCTGCAAAGTAAACTTCTATGATACAGAAGCGATATGGCAGCTATTTAAAAACGAAGGTTATGAACAGGTCGATTTCGAATCGACTGCTGATGTTTACTTAATTAATACATGTACGGTAACCAATACGGGAGACAAGAAGAGCCGTCAAATCATTAGACGGGCTGTTCGTCGCAACCCCGATGCTGTCATTGCGGTCACGGGCTGTTACGCTCAGACCTCTCCAGCAGAGATTATGGCTATTGAAGGCGTCGATCTAGTCATCGGGACACAGGACCGGGAGAAAATTATGACGTTCGTGAATCAAATTCACGATGATCGTCAGCCGGTTAACGCCGTCCGCAATATCATGAAGACACGTGATTTTGAGGAACTGAATGTACCGGACTTCTCGGAGCGGACGCGTGCGTTCTTGAAAATTCAAGAGGGCTGCAACAACTTCTGTACGTTTTGTATTATTCCATGGTCACGCGGTTTATCTCGCAGCCGTGCTTCAGAAAGCGTGCTAGAGCAAGCTAGACAGCTCGTTGCATCCGGCTACAAGGAAATTGTACTGACGGGTATTCACACTGGCGGCTATGGCGATGATATGGAAAATTACAATTTAACAAGTCTGCTGTGGGACTTGGACAAGGTAGAGGGACTAGAGCGCATTCGAATTAGTTCGATCGAAGCAAGTCAAATCGACGATGCGATGATTGATGTGTTGAACCGTTCCAGTAAAATGTGCCGCCATCTGCATATTCCACTCCAAGCAGGTGAAGACTCCGTATTAAAGCGGATGCGCCGTAAATATACGACTGCAGAATTCGCTGCAAAAATTAAAAGATTGCACGAGGCAATGCCTGGCGTTGCCATTACAACGGATGTTATTGTCGGTTTCCCTGGAGAAACGGAAGAAATGTTCGAAGAGGGCTTCCGCTTCATGGAAGATTTGAAGTTTGCTGAAATGCATGTGTTCCCTTATTCGAAACGCACAGGTACGCCTGCTGCTCGAATGGACGAGCAAGTTGATGAAGAAGTGAAAAATGAGCGCGTGCATAAGCTAATTGATTTGTCAGAGAAAATGCAGCTTGCGTACGCAGAGCAGTACGTTGGCCATGTTCTCGATGTTATCCCAGAGCGCGATTACAAGGGTGCCCCGGGTACTGGGCTTGTTATGGGCTATACGGATAACTATATCCAGGTCGTATTCGACGGCACAGAATCGCTGATCGGCAAGCTTTGCCGAGTGAAAATCACGGAGGCAGGCGTCAACGAATGTCGCGCAAAGCTTGTTCGCGTGATGGAAGATCATCCTGCTGCAGCGAGCGGCATGGAGCAGCACACCTTCGTGCTGGAGCGTCCGGAAGCGATAAGAGCCTAG
- the grpE gene encoding nucleotide exchange factor GrpE codes for MSTKEQHNEAAEAVEEVVSAEQSDQASEDTVNEAVEEDSRYAELVKLAEEKEQRFLRAQADFDNFRRRTMKEKEELGQYASMKLIGQLLPVVDNFERAVAAASVNGDFESLAKGVDMIFRQLESTLEQEGLKAMNVVGEPFNPEFHQAIMTVDSDEHEEGIIVEEVQKGYILKDKVLRPAMVKVSS; via the coding sequence ATGAGTACGAAAGAACAACATAATGAGGCAGCCGAGGCTGTAGAAGAAGTGGTATCTGCTGAGCAATCAGATCAAGCAAGCGAGGATACTGTAAACGAGGCTGTGGAAGAAGATTCGCGTTATGCGGAGCTTGTGAAGCTGGCTGAGGAGAAAGAGCAGCGCTTCTTGCGCGCACAAGCGGATTTCGATAACTTCCGCCGTCGTACAATGAAAGAAAAAGAAGAACTCGGACAGTACGCATCGATGAAGCTGATCGGTCAACTGCTTCCGGTTGTAGATAATTTTGAGCGCGCTGTAGCAGCCGCATCTGTTAACGGTGATTTTGAATCACTTGCGAAGGGTGTAGACATGATTTTCCGTCAGCTCGAGTCAACACTTGAGCAGGAAGGCCTTAAAGCTATGAACGTAGTTGGCGAGCCTTTTAACCCTGAATTCCATCAAGCGATTATGACTGTAGATTCCGATGAGCATGAAGAGGGTATCATTGTTGAGGAAGTTCAGAAGGGCTATATCTTGAAAGACAAGGTATTGCGTCCAGCGATGGTTAAAGTAAGCAGTTAA
- a CDS encoding YfhD family protein: protein MTNNNNNNNSLEKTNFGNLPVGENEDVEFSEELADEADRKAAQRAAAADERNEQA from the coding sequence ATGACAAACAATAACAACAACAATAACAGCTTGGAGAAAACAAACTTTGGCAACCTGCCTGTAGGCGAAAACGAAGATGTGGAATTTTCTGAAGAGCTTGCTGACGAAGCAGATCGCAAAGCTGCTCAGCGTGCAGCTGCAGCCGACGAGCGCAACGAGCAGGCATAA
- the prmA gene encoding 50S ribosomal protein L11 methyltransferase, protein MKWFELTISTTEEAQEMISNFLHEMGAGGVSIEESGTLSKQRDTSFGQWYETPLNDIPEGQAIIKGYFGEDTDTDALVAAIRPRVEELREFDIDPGTVEYIVATVDDEDWATAWKQYFKPIRISDKLTIKPTWEEYEAGPDERIIELDPGMAFGTGTHPTTSLCLQTLESVIRGGEEVIDVGTGSGILAIGACLLGAKSVLAVDLDPVAVSSAKENVSLNNLSEKVEVRLSDLLGVIKEESAGGEQAAANGAFRVTVPVDLVVANILAEIILMFVDDVYAALKPNGIYIASGIYKNKETDVEEGLIRHGFEIIEKRRDEDWIAIVARKPQVI, encoded by the coding sequence ATGAAATGGTTTGAACTTACAATTTCAACAACTGAAGAGGCGCAAGAGATGATATCCAACTTTTTGCATGAGATGGGAGCCGGAGGCGTATCCATTGAAGAATCGGGTACACTCAGCAAACAGCGTGATACATCATTTGGACAATGGTACGAAACGCCGCTTAACGATATTCCAGAAGGCCAAGCGATCATCAAGGGCTATTTTGGAGAAGACACCGATACCGATGCGCTAGTTGCAGCGATTAGACCTCGTGTCGAAGAGCTTCGTGAATTTGATATTGATCCCGGAACTGTAGAATATATCGTTGCAACTGTAGATGATGAGGATTGGGCGACTGCGTGGAAGCAATATTTCAAGCCGATTCGCATTTCTGATAAGTTAACGATTAAGCCAACTTGGGAAGAGTATGAAGCAGGTCCGGATGAGCGCATAATCGAGCTGGATCCAGGAATGGCTTTTGGAACAGGGACACACCCTACGACCTCATTGTGTCTGCAAACGCTCGAGTCTGTCATTCGCGGCGGAGAAGAAGTCATTGATGTCGGCACAGGATCGGGAATACTAGCTATTGGAGCTTGTCTGCTGGGCGCGAAGAGCGTGCTTGCAGTTGACCTTGATCCCGTTGCTGTTTCCAGTGCCAAAGAGAACGTGTCGCTAAACAATCTTTCGGAGAAAGTTGAAGTGCGGCTTAGCGATTTGCTTGGTGTAATTAAGGAAGAATCTGCTGGAGGAGAACAAGCAGCTGCGAATGGCGCTTTCAGAGTTACCGTGCCCGTAGATCTTGTTGTAGCTAATATTTTGGCAGAAATCATCCTGATGTTTGTCGACGATGTATATGCGGCATTAAAACCAAACGGAATTTATATTGCTTCCGGCATTTACAAAAATAAAGAAACCGATGTAGAAGAAGGATTAATCCGTCATGGATTTGAAATTATTGAGAAGCGCCGCGATGAGGATTGGATCGCAATCGTAGCGAGAAAGCCACAGGTGATTTAA
- a CDS encoding N-acetyltransferase, which yields MQAVQVVCRKATSNDIETLFELIKGYAEQGIMLPRTREALEYMIDTFVVAEIGEEVVGCGSLLRLGKELVEIRSLGMSDGYKGVGIGSKLVEALIEQAREQQIPKVMALTYAVSFFEKNGFKVVDKEIFPEKVWKDCINCPKQLACDEIAVLRMLN from the coding sequence ATGCAGGCAGTACAGGTCGTATGTCGAAAAGCAACGTCTAATGATATCGAGACATTGTTTGAATTAATTAAAGGTTATGCAGAGCAAGGCATTATGCTGCCTCGCACTCGGGAAGCGCTCGAATATATGATAGATACATTCGTCGTCGCGGAAATTGGGGAAGAAGTTGTCGGCTGCGGTTCACTGCTGCGGCTAGGGAAAGAATTGGTTGAGATTCGCTCGCTTGGCATGTCGGATGGCTACAAGGGCGTAGGGATCGGTAGCAAGCTGGTAGAAGCGTTGATCGAGCAGGCTAGAGAGCAGCAAATTCCGAAGGTGATGGCTTTAACTTATGCCGTGTCCTTTTTTGAGAAAAATGGCTTCAAGGTCGTTGATAAGGAAATTTTCCCGGAAAAGGTTTGGAAGGATTGCATCAACTGTCCAAAGCAGCTTGCTTGCGATGAAATAGCTGTTCTAAGAATGCTGAATTAA
- the hrcA gene encoding heat-inducible transcriptional repressor HrcA: MLTERQRMILHAIVDDYIRSAEPVGSRSISKRGDVGFSPATIRNEMADLEELGFLEQPHTSAGRVPSTKGYRYYVDHLIKLSEVDEKDIGVVRSFVTDKMNQMEQVIQQTAMILSNLTNYTSILLGPEMFSTSLKHFGLVPLDQTSAVAIIVTNTGHVENRTISIPDGLKMDDMEKVVNILNTRLVGVPLIRLRSKLYTEVGQELERHVDHYEQLLQVLDHALQNEDEHRIFLGGTTNMLTQPEFKDVDKVKTILDLLDETPAIMKMFSGLPSGIQVRIGTENDHKAISDCSLITATYAIDGQSLGTIGILGPTRMEYGKVISLLDIISKDMAVLLGRWYK, encoded by the coding sequence ATGCTGACGGAGAGACAACGGATGATTTTACATGCAATTGTGGATGATTATATTCGCTCGGCTGAACCAGTAGGCTCACGCAGTATTTCGAAGCGCGGCGACGTTGGCTTTAGTCCGGCAACCATTCGCAATGAAATGGCGGATTTGGAAGAGCTAGGCTTCTTAGAGCAGCCGCACACGTCAGCAGGGCGTGTTCCATCAACGAAAGGTTACCGTTATTATGTCGACCATTTAATAAAGCTTAGCGAAGTGGATGAGAAAGACATTGGTGTGGTTCGCTCGTTCGTAACGGACAAAATGAATCAAATGGAGCAGGTTATTCAACAAACGGCGATGATTCTCTCCAATTTAACCAATTACACATCTATTTTGCTTGGACCTGAAATGTTCAGCACATCGCTTAAGCATTTTGGCCTTGTGCCGCTTGATCAAACATCAGCAGTTGCTATTATTGTGACGAACACTGGACATGTTGAAAATCGGACGATTTCAATTCCTGACGGCCTGAAAATGGACGATATGGAAAAGGTCGTTAACATTTTAAACACAAGATTGGTTGGCGTTCCGCTGATTCGTCTAAGGTCGAAGCTTTACACTGAAGTTGGGCAAGAGCTTGAAAGGCATGTTGATCACTATGAACAGCTGCTGCAGGTACTGGATCATGCATTGCAGAATGAGGATGAGCACCGAATCTTCTTAGGCGGAACAACCAATATGCTGACACAGCCTGAATTCAAGGATGTAGACAAAGTAAAAACAATTTTGGATTTGCTTGATGAGACACCAGCCATAATGAAAATGTTTTCCGGCCTTCCGTCAGGTATACAAGTACGTATCGGGACAGAAAATGACCATAAGGCAATTAGCGATTGCAGTCTTATCACAGCAACCTATGCCATTGATGGCCAATCGCTGGGAACGATCGGCATTCTAGGACCAACGCGAATGGAATACGGCAAAGTCATTAGCTTATTGGATATTATATCCAAGGATATGGCGGTTCTTCTTGGCCGCTGGTATAAGTAA
- the dnaK gene encoding molecular chaperone DnaK, producing MSKVIGIDLGTTNSCVAVMEGGEAVVIPNPEGNRTTPSVVGFKKDGERVVGETAKRQAITNPDRTISSIKRHIGTNHKEKIDDKDYTPQEISAIILQKLKADAEAYLGQTVTQAVITVPAYFNDSQRQATKDAGKIAGLEVLRIVNEPTAAALAYGLEKTEDQTILVYDLGGGTFDVSILELGDGFFEVKATSGDNKLGGDDFDQVVIDHLVAEFKKEQGIDLSKDKSAVQRLKDAAEKAKKELSGVLTSAISLPFITMVDGVPQHLELSLTRAKFEELAASLVERTLGPTRQALSDAGMSPSDIDKVVLVGGSTRIPAVQEAVKKLIGKEPHKGVNPDEVVALGAAVQAGVLTGDVKDVVLLDVTPLSLGIETAGGVFTKMIDRNTTIPTSKSQVYSTYADNQPGVEIHVLQGERSMAAGNKTLGRFTLNDIPLAPRGVPQIEVTFDIDANGIVNVSALDKGTGKSQKITITSSSGLSDDEINQMMKDAELNAEEDRKRRDLVEAKNSADQLVYSVDKTIKDLGDKVDASEIEKANAAKEKVVAALATDDLEQINAAAEELTEIVQQLSVKLYEQASQAAEGAGPEAGGAAKGKDNVVDADYEVVDDNK from the coding sequence ATGAGTAAAGTAATTGGTATTGACCTTGGTACAACAAACTCTTGCGTAGCAGTAATGGAGGGCGGAGAAGCAGTTGTTATTCCTAACCCGGAAGGCAACCGCACAACTCCTTCCGTAGTAGGTTTCAAGAAAGACGGCGAGCGTGTTGTTGGTGAAACGGCAAAACGTCAAGCGATCACAAACCCTGATCGTACAATCAGCTCGATTAAACGCCACATTGGTACGAACCACAAAGAAAAAATTGACGATAAAGATTACACACCACAAGAGATTTCTGCAATCATTTTGCAAAAATTGAAAGCTGATGCTGAAGCTTACTTGGGTCAAACGGTAACGCAAGCCGTTATTACGGTTCCTGCTTATTTCAATGACAGCCAACGTCAAGCGACTAAAGATGCTGGTAAAATTGCTGGTCTTGAAGTTCTTCGTATTGTCAACGAGCCAACAGCTGCAGCACTAGCATACGGCCTTGAGAAAACAGAAGATCAAACGATTCTTGTTTATGACCTTGGCGGCGGTACATTTGACGTTTCCATTCTTGAGCTTGGCGATGGCTTCTTCGAAGTTAAAGCAACAAGCGGCGACAACAAACTAGGCGGAGATGACTTTGACCAAGTTGTCATCGATCACCTTGTTGCTGAATTCAAGAAAGAGCAAGGCATTGATCTTTCCAAAGATAAATCAGCTGTTCAACGTTTGAAAGATGCTGCTGAGAAAGCGAAAAAAGAACTTTCCGGCGTATTGACTTCAGCTATCTCTCTTCCGTTCATTACAATGGTTGACGGCGTTCCTCAGCATTTGGAGCTTAGCCTTACTCGCGCGAAATTTGAAGAGCTTGCAGCTTCCCTTGTAGAGCGTACGCTAGGACCTACTCGTCAAGCGCTTAGCGATGCAGGAATGTCCCCAAGCGATATCGATAAAGTTGTACTCGTGGGCGGATCGACTCGTATTCCAGCGGTACAAGAAGCAGTTAAAAAATTGATCGGCAAAGAACCGCATAAAGGTGTTAACCCGGATGAGGTTGTAGCTCTTGGCGCAGCTGTACAAGCGGGCGTATTGACTGGCGATGTGAAAGACGTTGTATTGCTTGACGTTACTCCATTGTCGCTTGGTATTGAAACTGCTGGCGGCGTGTTCACTAAGATGATCGATCGTAACACTACGATTCCTACAAGCAAATCGCAAGTGTACTCCACATATGCGGACAATCAACCGGGCGTTGAAATTCACGTCTTGCAAGGTGAGCGCTCGATGGCGGCAGGCAACAAAACGCTTGGTCGTTTCACTTTGAACGATATTCCTCTTGCACCACGCGGCGTTCCTCAAATCGAAGTTACTTTCGATATCGATGCGAACGGTATCGTAAACGTGTCTGCTCTTGATAAAGGAACAGGCAAGAGCCAAAAAATTACGATTACATCTTCAAGCGGTCTCAGCGATGATGAAATTAACCAAATGATGAAAGATGCTGAGCTTAACGCTGAAGAAGATCGCAAACGTCGCGACCTTGTTGAAGCAAAAAACAGCGCTGACCAATTGGTTTACTCCGTTGACAAAACAATTAAAGATCTTGGCGATAAAGTTGATGCTTCTGAAATCGAAAAAGCTAATGCTGCAAAAGAAAAAGTAGTTGCAGCACTTGCAACAGACGATCTTGAGCAAATCAATGCAGCAGCTGAAGAGCTGACTGAAATCGTTCAACAGCTTTCAGTTAAGCTTTATGAGCAAGCTTCACAAGCAGCTGAAGGTGCTGGCCCAGAAGCTGGCGGCGCTGCAAAAGGCAAAGACAATGTAGTAGACGCTGACTATGAAGTGGTTGACGATAATAAATAA
- a CDS encoding Na/Pi symporter: protein MVQTILIPMLLGFSVFMCGMKLMELALHRLAGPYLTGILKRSTATPIHGLAIGTVTTAFLQSSTAVTVIAIGMVNAGLLTFPRTLGIILGTNIGTCITTELIGLNLNKLAVPLLILSIGMWLATALLGELRLFPAVRNARWLPAVRSTSVVLCGFALLLTGMTMMQGVGSAVQDSPMFSWFLGKANESLWWGLAAGALLTAAVHSSAAVIGIIMGFVSIGAMPIELGIAVVLGANIGTCATALLASIGGTKAGQYVAWSHVILNAGGALLFMPFIGELATISEWISSSAAGQIAHTQTIFNILSSLIALPFCYLPTFRRLDPVT, encoded by the coding sequence CTGCTTGGGTTTTCTGTTTTCATGTGCGGCATGAAGCTGATGGAGCTGGCGCTGCATCGATTAGCCGGTCCGTATTTGACCGGAATCCTAAAACGATCAACCGCAACCCCGATTCACGGACTAGCAATCGGAACGGTCACGACTGCTTTTCTACAAAGCAGCACAGCCGTAACGGTTATTGCCATTGGAATGGTCAATGCCGGCTTGCTTACATTCCCGCGTACATTAGGCATAATACTCGGTACGAATATTGGCACCTGCATAACGACAGAGCTAATCGGTCTAAATTTAAATAAACTGGCCGTTCCCTTGCTCATCCTCTCGATCGGAATGTGGCTGGCAACGGCTTTACTAGGAGAATTACGTCTGTTTCCTGCTGTTCGGAATGCGCGCTGGCTTCCAGCAGTTCGTTCGACCTCTGTCGTGCTGTGCGGCTTCGCTCTGCTCCTTACTGGGATGACGATGATGCAAGGCGTAGGCTCTGCCGTCCAAGACAGCCCCATGTTCAGCTGGTTTCTTGGAAAAGCAAATGAGAGCTTATGGTGGGGGCTCGCAGCGGGTGCGCTTCTTACAGCTGCTGTTCATAGCAGCGCAGCCGTTATTGGTATCATCATGGGTTTCGTATCTATAGGCGCGATGCCTATTGAACTTGGTATCGCCGTCGTTCTCGGCGCAAACATCGGGACTTGTGCGACAGCATTGTTAGCCTCTATAGGCGGGACTAAGGCCGGGCAGTATGTGGCATGGTCGCATGTCATCTTAAACGCTGGAGGCGCATTGCTGTTTATGCCATTCATCGGCGAGCTTGCGACGATATCGGAATGGATATCCTCGTCTGCAGCAGGGCAAATCGCTCATACGCAAACAATTTTCAATATTCTAAGCTCATTGATCGCTCTGCCATTTTGTTATCTACCCACATTTAGGCGCCTTGATCCCGTTACTTAG
- a CDS encoding site-2 protease family protein, with protein sequence MDRNRSEKATGDLMDLQSFLRFPLEDLPFIVLALIIAFTVHEFAHAYSAYKFGDDTAYNAGRVTLNPRVHLDVLGTLLILIAGFGWAKPVPVNPSKFKSPRMMSIVVTAVGPLSNLLMGTISIFIYVAILASDILSGASVGVDAAVHRFFDYFIWYNYLLFIFNLIPLPPLDGYRIIADLLPLKLRYKMDQNVQWGMFIFLLIVFIPPLRKVTLDPVLGLGADLMNNTFAWVYQIFL encoded by the coding sequence TTGGATCGCAATCGTAGCGAGAAAGCCACAGGTGATTTAATGGACTTGCAAAGCTTTTTGCGATTTCCGCTAGAGGATTTGCCATTTATCGTATTGGCTTTAATTATTGCTTTTACCGTGCATGAGTTCGCTCATGCTTACAGCGCTTATAAATTTGGTGATGATACTGCTTATAATGCTGGGCGTGTAACCCTAAACCCGCGTGTGCATTTGGATGTACTAGGGACGCTGTTGATTCTCATTGCCGGATTTGGATGGGCGAAGCCCGTACCGGTAAATCCAAGCAAATTCAAAAGTCCGAGAATGATGAGCATTGTAGTGACCGCAGTAGGACCGTTAAGCAATTTGCTCATGGGTACGATAAGCATTTTTATTTATGTTGCGATTTTGGCTTCAGATATTTTAAGCGGAGCATCTGTCGGTGTGGATGCTGCTGTACATCGATTTTTTGATTATTTTATTTGGTATAATTATTTATTGTTTATTTTTAACCTTATTCCGCTTCCTCCGCTTGACGGCTACCGGATCATCGCAGATCTGTTGCCGCTAAAGCTTCGTTACAAGATGGATCAAAATGTGCAGTGGGGAATGTTTATCTTTTTATTAATCGTATTTATTCCGCCGCTTCGTAAAGTAACACTTGATCCTGTACTTGGGTTAGGCGCAGATTTAATGAACAATACGTTTGCGTGGGTTTACCAGATTTTCTTATAG